A window of Mustela erminea isolate mMusErm1 chromosome 19, mMusErm1.Pri, whole genome shotgun sequence genomic DNA:
TGGCCTCCAACAGTTGGTGGTTCTGCATTCTGAATGTACCCTTACATTTATTCTGGATTGAATGGTCTCTTTGAGGAAATTCTTGGGGTACTGTATTTCTGAGCTAAGCTACTGGATGCTTTCAGAAATGATGTGCAATATCACATGAAACACAGATGGGGTCCACTCCTGGGAACCCAGAAGGCTTTCCTAACTCAATGTGGAAATACCTGGCTTGCAAAGCTTATGTTTAAGAGGATGCTGAATCAGCATGTGTGGATTTAGGACTATCCTGAAAAATCCAGGATAGAACACAAATTCCCCTTATGGCATCTATGTAAGAAGGCAGGTGGTGACAGTTCATACCGAGCTTTAAGCATCTTCTCAGTCCAAGGCCATGTGCTAGGGATCAGGCAGTTACTGTGCAGGAGCAGATCACAGACTTGGAGTAAGACAGAGTCAAATGCTAATTGCACCTTATTCACTGGCTGGCCTAAAGCAGGTTCATTCCTGTGCCTCTATTTCTTCTGTGAACTGAGGACAGTAATGATGTCTATTTCACAGGAATACTGAAAGAATTAAGCGCCTGTACACAGTGTATGATGGttcttagtatttttttgttatttattacagTTTATTATAATTCTTGCCTCCAAAGAGTTCAAACTGTCTATTTCTAAGATAGACCCCATCAGTCCTAGaatcttgttcattcattcaacaagcattatGAACAGctattatgtgccaagcattgtgtTAAGCTTCAGGAGCACCATGGACAGTAAGACACCCAAAATTAAGTaagtaaaaagaattatagaGAAAAGTGCTCTGAAGAAAAGTAAAGGTTCAAAGAAAAGAGATTAGTCAGACAGATGCTAGTATAGAGATGATAACCGGAAAAGGATTCCAGAAAAGAGATTTCAGTTCAGTGAGGAGATGGACAAGTGCTGAAGCAAGAGTGTTTGTTCCTGGCAGGAGGAACCCAAAGGAATGGATCCTGAGATGACATACCTTGGTCTAAGATGCTCTGAAAATCAGTAAGTCTGACGCCTGATGGAGGGAGAGTCCCACAGGATGGGGGAGAGGCACAGCAGCCCTCTCTCACAGAAGGATCATCTAGTATTATTACCACAACCAAGCTCTTATGAACCTTCATGGCCAACTTATTTTCACGCATTAATTCTCACGTACACTTGGCTCAGTTTCAACAAAACCACCCTCACCTTAGATTCTGGGTTCCatagctttaattttatttttatcttatcttaATAATATGCTTTTCATTCCTCCTACCCTACCCCACCCTAAAATATCCCCAGAAAAGGATGGAGACCTGAAGACTCAAGTTGAAAAGCTCTGGAGAGAAGTCAATGCCCTGAAGGAAATGCAAGCCCTACAGACAGGTAAGACCTGACTCATCAATACTTCGTCTCAAAAGAGACAGGAAATCATGATTTGCCAGAAATTCAAACCATACCTAGGGTACATGTCAAATTCTAGGTGACAATTTTAAAAGAGACATTGACAACCCAGAGAGGTGTCCAGGAGAAAAGGACtcaaaagctggaaaaaaaaaaaaaagctgaggagACAGCTGTTTGGGGAAATCAGCTTGAttttccactcccttctcctataTATGGATAGTatagaaatacaaacacacatttcaacaatgcattttaaaaaatttatccatAATTCTTCTCTAATatgcaaagaaacagaatttaagCAAATACTGATTGGCAAAAAtaattagcattattattatattattattattataaatattagcaTTCATTAGATGTTTACTAAGTGCCTACTCGGAGATCTGCTGAGGTTTGACTAAACGCAGGATCACAGGACTCACTCTGGCCACATGGTGCACCAGATGCAAACGGAAGGGCACTGGTTAGAACCACAACTTGGCATTCCTCTTTACACAGTGGTAGAGCTCCCAGCAAGCTATGCCCTTTACACCTGTTGTCCAGGAGCGACCCTCCTTGGATCCCAGGGGTAAGGAAAATAGAGCTATACTGAATGGGTTCAAGAACAGCCCTTGCCCACAAGGCTTATACCCACAGGATCCAATATCTTACATAGCAACTCCAAAAGCAGAACTTCATGGGTCCTGCAAGAGACCTGTCTAATTATGAGTTACCACTTTCAGGGAAGACTAAAGTTACAGCCTTCCATTAAGGATTTATAACTCCCAGGCCAGCTATATGTTATCAGTTCAAGGTCGTTTTTACCATGAACAATTTTGCCCAGTAATACTGTTGACATATTCCCTTTATCAGCTTTCTAGGAACAGAATTCAGAAGCTAAAGGAAGATCAAATGCCCATGTAGAAGGCAACAGAGTTTTATTAACGCTTTACCCACCATTTGGCACTAAAAATACTCTACAGCCATGAACACATTAGTCCTCCAACAACTTATGAGACAGGTGCCATTATGAagatcctcattttacagatgaggaaactgaggcacagaaaaattaagtgttttcTCCAACAATTACAAACCTAACAAATTTCAGATCCTGGTTCTCCAATGCTTCGCCCTAAAACTATCTTTATGTTTGGTTTATCCTGGATAACCTGAACAGAGTTAACAGGGCTGAGTTATTTGGATAACAAAACTACTGTTGCTCTATATGTCAACTCAgacttttgtttgtgtttgtttgttaacTAATTATGAAATACCACCCAGTTCCAAAAGTTCCAAGGAAACAGTATACAATAGAGCTGTGCAAACTAATAAACATGTGTATATCAGAGCAGCACAAGGCCAGAAAATGGTTTACGGGtgagacagacctgggtttgtaTAGTTATGATCTTATATGTTAtgtaagttattttttatatattaagtcATGGCAAGTAACAACTTCTGTAAGCCTCACTATCCTGATATGGACAGATGGGAGTAATAAAATCTCACTTCATGTGATTGCTGTGATTATTACATGAGTTCATCATCATAAAGTGCTTGGCACAGGGTCTGACACACAAAATCTCCATAAATATTAACTCATCATTATGATGACAcatcattcattccacaaatattaacTGCTATTTTTCAAGTCCAATCCTGGATGTGAACACTCAAGGGGCATCTTATTATatcaaatttcacatttttacagTCTGTCTCCGAGGCACAAAAGTTCACAGGAAATGCTACCTTGCTTCAGAAGGCTTGAAGCACTTCCATGAAGCCAATGAAGACTGCATCTCCAAGGGAGGAACCTTGGTTATCCCCAGGAACTCCGACGAAATCAATGCCCTCCGAGACTATGGTAAAAGAAGTCTGCCGGGTGTCAACGACTTTTGGTTAGGCATCAATGACATGGTCACAGAGGGAAAGTTTGTTGATGTCCATGGAGTCACCATCTCCTTCCTCAACTGGGACCGTGCACAGCCCAATGGTGGTAAGCGAGAAAACTGTGCCCTGTTCTCCCAGTCAGCTCAGGGCAAATGGAGTGATGAGGTCTGTCGTAGTAGCAAGAGGTACATATGTGAATTTATCATCCCTTAATAGGGCCTTCTCAAAAATGTAAGATCAGTCACGATTTACAGGCTGATGGTTTGCAAGAGTAAGTCAGAATTGTCACATGGTCATCTGTGTCCATGGGAATACAGGAGTCAGCCAGTTTTGTTACCacatttccttgtgattttgCCCTCCATGGGGTTTACAAGATCAGAAAATAATGATCTAGGTATGTGCACACTGTTAATATGGCTTCTGCAAAATGGACTATTAAGCCCTTCCCACTTTCCCTTGTATAGAAAGGAGGTCTATGTTAAAAACACAACAGTTACTTGGATGATTTTCTCTTGAAAGTTTAGTATATTTGATTGATGAGAATTCTCTCAATCAGAGACTCTGGGTGTGATAAAATCCAGAAATCTCTCAATCTGATGCCCCATCTGTTCCATCCCAGTCCCGGCACCTTGCGAGCCCATAAACTTTTCTCAGTTGCCGCATCCCCTGGTGGGAGCTGCATCTTCTTGCCACATCAGAACATGGATATCTCAGAAGTGTTCtgatttcactttgttttcttcatgacCCTCTTCCTCCACCATATACTTGCTCTGATTTTGAAAATGCTTTGACAGATtctgaaaggaaatgataaaggagCATATTTGGTCAATTTCTAGTCTCAGAATTACATTACGATTCCTGACTTGAACGGGCAACCTTAAGGCAACTGTATAGCAAAATAAAGTAGGGGAAAATATGTCTGCTTTTCCCTGGCTTTAGTATCCTAATCCTCCTGGATGAAACTGAGGGTTCATATTATATATGTCAGTTTTCCTTTCTACATTTATATACTTATGTATGTCTAAACAAGCATATATTAAAGTGTATTGGGGCAATCTACCTTTGGAGATTGAACATTGGATGTAAATACTACTATTTTGGAGTCATACATCTATGTAACATTTTACTCTGTCAAATGCTATTTCCATTAAACAGTTTTAGATCATATAAAAGAACTTCATTGCCTAATATGAAATTATAAAGCTTAGGCTTGGGGGAAATGGGCTTTTTATAAGCCAACAATTCTAAGTATATTCTGCTCttcaaataaatgtcattttttcctttaaatattgaaTATGTTTTATGAACAATATCTTTCTCTGAAAACTTCAATTACATGTGCTTGGAattaagttttagttttttttcactGCACAATAATAAAGCCTGAGTTCTGGTTGATGCGGATGTATTTGGACGTTGGTTagttattcaaattattttggtttataCCAAACTTGACACAATTTGGGGGAGGAAATACCCTGGATCTGACTAAACTGGTGATTAAATGTCTTAGGAGACTAATTTTACATGATAATAAAGAATTAAGTCTGGAGGGAAGAggataatattaaaaagaaaattgtaccTACAATTGTTTTTGGTGGACGCTGACCAATCCCCTATTCCATCACAGTCAGAATCCCTGCAAAGATTATGACACTAATGAAATTAGTAGACATTAATGGTAGTAAAACCTCAGCATACTCCAGGTACTGTGCCAAATTTTACATAATTCTCATTAATCTCCAGAGCAACCCTGGGAATTAGGCTCTagatttatttcacttcacagaaagaagaacaaactgaaaaaagagAGATGTGCTAATTTGCCCCACATTACACTCCAGGAAGTAGTGGAATTGTAAACAGAATTCAAAAAGCTGACTCAGATCCTACATCTTTGGCAACCGTGGGGGAACTGTGACGATGTCAAGCCTGTTCAAGTAGGCAATGGAAGTGGACTCTAAACCATCCTCCCAGTTTCTATCATTTGGGGGTAACATTTTGGGCAAACAGATGACCTGGATAAGGCATTCAGTCTGAGTCTGTTTCAAAAGGGTGAATATAAATCAGTGTTCATACAAGTCAGTATCAGAGTTTGGGCCTCCAGGAGATGGGGCTTATAGCTAGGATGATCCTTCTCCCAAGTACCCCAaccagaaaaatcaagaaaagattAACTTAAAAGAACAGATGAAGGTTAGTGAGAGGAATTCAAAATGAGTTGAGCATGAGGAACAGCAAATGGATAGGAGACAGAGCAAGACCAGAAGGAGTGGATTAAGAGATTATCCAGTTTGCTGAGGCCCAAGCTCATGaccttgattttattatttggccAACAAATTATCCAAAAGCCATACCTGCAAGATTCAATAATCCAGATTTCCCTTTGGTCTATTTTGCTTGTTGAACACTACTTAGCAAACAACAACTGGTCTCCAGGTGAGATTGATAAATAGATCTTAACTCTCAGGCCAacttttctgtctccatgaaagTTACCAGAGTAGGTAGAGAATGTGGACAAGCATCTTGAAGTCTGGCAGAAAGAGTCCCCTGAGCAAATTAGTAATGTCTCACACAAGCTCAAGGTAGGAGGACATCACCATTTGCCAACACTGTCATCCCTAGGGTAGACAGCTGGCTTCCTGAAGATATCAATTATGTTCAAAGCCCAACCTTCAAGGCCCTACAGGCCTTCCAGAAATCTGATTCTTCTCTCTACATCTCAACCTTATGGTTACAAATCACCTGAGAAACTTCTTAAATTGCAGACCctgagggtctgtgctatggccctagattctgtatttctaaaagtTTACAGTTGAAAGTGAGAGTACTACATCACATACCACGGTCTGCTGGTAAGGGCCTAAAGCTTCAGTTACTTGCCTAGACACAGTCTCTGATGGATTCCTCCAAGTCTGCTTTTCTTTAACTCAAATGTCAAGGGTAAAATCTGCAGTTTATCTGCGTGGAGAACAATCCTGAGAGCAATTTTTCTACCTATGGCAGATACTGCTCTCCATATCATTAAATGAGGTACAAGGTAAAAATCTATTAGTTAAAGGAAATATCAATAAGAGAGTCTCGAATTCATGATGTGAAGGAGGCTTTATTGAAATGAtcaatgatttctttctcttccctaacATTACTGAATAGCATttcttaaactaaaaataaagacagttgtGAATTAGTGAAAACTAATCATATCCTCACCAAATAAAGCTCATGTAATGAATAAAGAAGCCCACAAATTCAGCTAAATAAGCAGCTCATTTAATCTGATGTCAGAAATTCAGAGGGTAGCTACTAACTCTGAAGCACTTTCTTCCTAATATTGGAgggacagaaaagaaggaagttatTGTTCCTACACTCAAGGATGTAGCAACAGGGCGCATAGGAGGAGAGCAAAACTATCATTGGagcataagaagaaaatatgagtaTCTCTACTTACATATGGAAGTTAAGTGGACTACAGGTTATTACTATGCAGTTCTACCTAAACTGAACACCACAAAATGGTCAATGATTTAAATAAGTTTTTGCACAGAAATACCAAATTGAATGTatgttaacaatttaaaaaaaacaccaacatacacacacatgagcAAGCACCGCTGACAATCTACTCCTAGTGTGACTGGTTCAAAGAAGCATACATAGCCCAAGAAAAACCAATTAGAATCTTTTCCACTGGCTGCCCTCTGACATGGGGGCAATGAAACTGCTGGAAATGTTAAATTGAAACAAGTGAATTTAGAGCTTCTGGCagaattcttcctttccaaatggATGAAACATGTAGGGTGAAGGAAAGCAAAGATACGCGGTAATGAGAAATGctgaggtggggcgggggggttggAGAAAGAAGTGCATACAGTTACGTGTTCACACAATGCGGAACTTGCCATTTCTGAAGTCCTGATTTCTACTTCTGTAAGTTCTAGGAGCTACTCCAACCCTTCAAGCTACACAAATTATCCTTTTCATTTGAGTTGGGTTTTTGTTGCCATATCAGCCAGGATAGGCTAGGTTACAATCTCACAGAGCTTTTATCTACATAAGCAGACATGCAATAAAcaggcaaaaaaataaacaaggttaTTTCTGAAAATGATATCACAAAATGTGGAAAGATCAACACAACAAAATGGtataatgacaaaatgaaaacagtaacaagaaaataaaacagggagaaaaagatGGAGTGACCAGATGGAGCAGTATTAGACATGATGAtcaactctatttttttatttttattttttaaagattttatttatttgacagagatcacaattaggcagaggggcaggcagagagaaagggggaagcagactccccgctgagcagagagctcgatgcagggctagatcccaggaccctgagatcatgatctgagccgaaggcagagactctaacccactgagccacccaggtgcccctgatcaaCTCTTTTGGATACAGCTCTCCGTCGAAAGAAAGCCATCTTATAATCAGCAGGGCAAAAATCTAAGAAAGAGAGACCCTGAGAAAAGTGAGATACCCCAAATCATCCAGCAAGCCAGTGACAGGGCAGAGACCAGAATTCAGTTTCTTGTCTCCTAATGCAAAGCATGGAACATGGCAGCACAGTTCAAGGTCTGGTAAGGTCAAATGACTTGTAGTCAAAAGACCCAGACTGTACACATATGACAGATGGGACACCAGGTGAGAATAAATTTTGGGGCCCCCACTCCTCATCTATCAGTAGGAATGAGAGATCATTCCAGGACAGTGAGCTGAAATTTGCATACACAATTTATAAGCAAGCACATTCTCTATGGCATCTTTATAGTTTTGttgtattataaaaacaaaacatctcaCCATAGAAAAAATCTGAAgcgtagaaaaaaaattttagaaattatccATCTCAGTCTTTATCATCaattaatatttactaagcatACACACCCAGCAGTGTCTAATTCTATCAACACCCATGCAGAGTTGTGGAAGGATACTTCATTAGCCAATATTACATCCagctttattttacttataaaaataaccattttccTAGCTTTTTCAAAACATTCTTTCCATGGTTCCATAATATTCCAATGTGTTATTCCTTAAGGACATATATAATTGCAATTTCCCAAACACTTTAATGATTAGATTTTCCTTAAACAACtaaatatacatgttttatatttacttaaataaatgggaattttgcttttttctttttctgtaagcaattctgtgttttgttttgttttgttttctttttgactttGGATTTTCAGAGACTTCCAGTGGGATTACTGAATGAAAGGGTGGGAATAACCTTAAACACTTTGCAACTTGGTGCTAAGCTGCTTTCTAAAAGGACTGTACAAACCAAAGAAACAGCAGGCCCTGTAGATGCCACTAACTTTAGAGTCAGTCTGTCCTATGTTTGGACACCAGCATCTGTGTGTTCACTAGTTCTGTGACCTGGGAGAAGTATGTTAACTGGCTAAATCCTTCACCAATCTGTAAATAAGCTGAGGAGGAATGAAACAGTAATTTCAGTGGTTCATAGTATCTGTAATATTTACCCTATAAAATTgttaggattaaaaataaatagttcaaATTCTTTTTGGTAATGCTTAATTTGGCAAATATTCATAAGCACATCGAGCTaacacaaaaacagtaacagaCGTTGGCGCTTGGAAGAAGCCTCATAGGTAGCCAGTAACAATATACATTGGTATATTTTTTGGGTTACACAAATGGCATGTTGTGCTAAGAACTGGACCTACCCTAAAGAAAATATAGATCAGCATCAAATAAAAAGTTACCAAGGAACATAATTACAAACCACGACAAACGTAATCTTGAAATACCGTAGGGGTACAACGAGGGAGCTTTAAAAGGtctgaagaaataatatgaaaaggaCAGACTCCAAGGGTGACAAAGCCCCGAGCCCAGTGATGAAGGGGTATACTTAGCTCCATCCACTTTTGGAAGGATTTACGTGTTTGGGTCCTCTGCCTGCTGACACTCCCAGGAGCCCGAGAcaggctggaggggtggggcccTGCACGGGGCAAGGGAGTGGCTGCTGCAGCGCAGTATCTCCCAAGAGCTGGGGCAGGCTTAGGAAGTAGGCGCGGGACGATGGGCACGGGGATCACGGGGCCCGACGGTGGCACTGAGGCGCTGGCGCTGGACGCTGTGCTGGGCACGCTGCCGGCGGTGCTGCCGCTGCTGGCGTTCTGGGCAGCCGCGGATCAGCTGCGACGGCGGCGCACCCGGGTGGCTGTACGTGGGCGGGGAGCTCGCTCGTCGCTGTCCTCTCCCGCCGGGTGCTGAAGCTGACCGTGCGCGACACCGCGCGCGAGGCCCGCTGCTGGGCCGTCCGCAGCAAATTGTGCTGGATCCCCGAACCGTCCGCTTCCTCAGGCCGCTGGGAGTGGACTTCGACAACCTGGAAGGCTGCTAGCGCAACGGCCAATTTTTCATCAGGGTCGGCGTCTTCCAGGAGCACTTGTTCAGCctcctggagaggaaggagaagcgaCATGGCTTCTGCCTTCTCCTGGGCACCAAGGTGAGGCGGGGCCTGGGAAAACACATCGCCTCTGACTTAGCCTATTTACCCCCAATATCAGCTGACCACAGGGGCCAGGGATAACTCATGGACATGACTGTCTTATCTCGTTGCGTTGTAATGGCAAAGTGAATCATCAAACCAGCTTTTTGACAGACAACAAGCAactagcttcctcatctgtaaaatgcaggttAACATTTGAGAATATCTAGGAAATGCATACTACTACTACCTTATAAGTTTTTGTGACAATTTTAAGGGACAGTGCAGGTAGAAGGGCACTGTACAATCTGTTGCTTATAGGAGGggcttagaaaatgaaaattatctttgGCTGCAAGCTGACATCCAAGGACTAGAGAGAAAAAGGCCCTCATCTTTTcagaagcaaatgaacaaaaatcaatTATCATGTGGCTCTGAGAAATTTCCCGACTGCTcaaaaaaacaagattaaaatgaaggaaattttccAACGTGTAGATTTAGCCAGCTGCATCAGCCCTAGAGTTTCTTTGAAGAGTGAACACTTATACTTGCTCTTAGCATGGCATCATTTGGGCGAAAAACCCAGGCTGGTGTTTAGCCTTCTAACAGTATGGCTTTTTCACTTACACAAACTTACATGGCATGATAAGCCACGCTTTGTTCCTTAAAGGAATTTTCTGAGTCCCACTGTGGGttaattctaatttatttagtgacttctttctctctgtacaTATATTTCATCTCACAATAATCATATGATGTGGGTTTTTACTGTCATTTTAGCCATGGGGAAATTAAGGctcaaagagattaagtaatttgttaAGGACATGAAGGTTGGAAGTTGCAGAGTCAGGATTAGAATCCGTATTTGCATGGCTTCAGGGTCAGTGTTCTAATAACCCATGCTGCCACTCGCTTCTGGGGGCATACtacagattaaaattaaaattagcatTAACATATGGCTATATTATCTAATTAATCTATTAGTACTCTCAACATGTACTATCATATTTATGTAGATAAGTCTAGAGAGCAGGCTCTCAAGGTCAAATA
This region includes:
- the CLEC3A gene encoding C-type lectin domain family 3 member A, producing MAKNGLVIYILVITLLLDQTTSHTSKFKAKKHSKRRVKEKDGDLKTQVEKLWREVNALKEMQALQTVCLRGTKVHRKCYLASEGLKHFHEANEDCISKGGTLVIPRNSDEINALRDYGKRSLPGVNDFWLGINDMVTEGKFVDVHGVTISFLNWDRAQPNGGKRENCALFSQSAQGKWSDEVCRSSKRYICEFIIP